The genomic window TGTTCTCTGAAGGGGTACGCTGGGTAGACCCCCGCAGAATCGGCCATGAACATGCCCGGATTTCAGAACCCGAGGAGCGAGAGGGATGGTGTGAGAGATAGGCTTGCCGATGCTCGCGGAAGCACGTGGCGCACAAGTGCGCATTCAGAACTTTTAGCATGGGTATGGTGGCTAGCCACCATAGCATGGGTGTGCattagcgaggggggggggggagacatccAGGCTCCAGCAGTGACGAGCGCAGGCATCGTTTCTTTCGAGCTGCCTGCATAGACAAGGTATTCGAAATTCCAGGAGGAAGGGGCAAAGGCCAGCTTTCCTGTAGCTTCCTCTCCATCCTTGTATTTTCAACGAAGCGAAAAAAAGCGCTTGGTCCGTCTCTTTCACTGTCCGGTGTtccgcgcagttttttttttttcgcttcgtcgatcatgtaccaaccagcccaaaacaGCCaggtggccacattgcacgcacgCTAAAGATCGCAGCGGCTCAAGAAGCTCGATCCTGTGTGCCCTGGCCTCATTTTTGAAGCTCGTTCCGAGCATTCCCCAGTTCTCATTAGTTTCCTAATATTCTATGTCTgttttaaaggacccctgacacaaAATTTGGAAGCTTGGTGTGCTTGCGACGTTTGAGACTCTTGCATGCACTTCTTAACGATTATTAGGGGTGAGTGCTGCCTGTAAAATATTTCAACTTGGTTTTAAAGCGAAGGTGTGTGCTCATCCGAGTATTCCGgtaaaatcgacattttttgtggttttaCGTAGACAAAGGCTCCCCTTGCGTGGTtgcagaggtcaagcaagtattgtGGGCATCGGAGATTCCGAGAACGTTTTCGGGGTGAGTACAATTCGCCGACTGGCTCCCGGcgaggactattgttcgtcacccctctcgctctgttgtcgggctgctctaAGGTGGTTTTCgctgcttacgccaggaatgctCTTCTTTTTCCTGAGGGGAACACGCTCAACGCACCCACATCGTTCTATTCTTCCCCACTCTCGGGTCACCCTATTTGGAAACCGCACGTTCAGCGTCACCGAAGCTTGAGCGCATGTAGTCTCAGGCACTGCCCCGCTGTGCGGCGCTAGTTTCTTATGGTATCTAGGCGGGCGTTTTGAACTGAAACAAAATCGTCCTCAATTAACGATGCTAGCATCAATTATACGATGCGTTAGAACATTTACGATTGAATTTTGGCATTACTAGACGCAAAGCTACGGATTACTGTAAAAAAATGTCGAAAACAAAACTTTTCCTGTCAGTAGTCCTTTAAACATTCAATTTCAACTTTTCAAAGTCTCCAAAAAAGTCGCTAAGACTCCAAAGTGATAAAATTGTCGCTAGCACGACTGAAAAGGCGCTAAATTTAGCGACTTTCTCGCTAAGTTACCACCACTGGCGGCCGGTGCGccgtgcgagctcgatacgatgccggcttgataccgactccatagcgaggccttcctaccgcttagatgttgcagccggtgaagtATTGGTGACACTTTCAGAATTCcccatcggcggagacggggcgagcgcgtcgccggcgcaactctcacaccggttgctgaccgcctgccgtggtcgagcgaagcctacttcgaaccgcttcgaagttttacggtgcgaTCGCCGACGATCAtgctccgcctcgttcggcgctcgccttgtagttagtcattgacagctgcggtcgcaaggtgcagaagactgttatacatcccagcagccttcattttttaatgaaacacattctttgcctcgccggtggtcggtgctagcttgcagagctcgccacggcggccggtgcgcattGCGAGCTCGATACggtgccggcttgataccgacggcatagcgaggccttcttaccacttagatgttacagccggtgaaataccggtgacactccgagaagccactatcggcagAGACGGGGCGAGcacgtcgccggcgcaactctcagaccgcttgccggccagcctgccgtagtcgagcgaagcctacttcagaccgctttgaagtttttgacggtgaaactccaggagcagccgctgacgaccgtaacagcttacttttgctaccattaattcattcttcgaagttttttgttactcggccctttgaagcgcggcattcacggcgtttctttgaggaatcggaccgatgtgcggcgtggtttaacggtgcgaaatatattgaaatgttcgcAGTAAGTACCAACAGGTCGTTGCAACTCTTCGCTGCACTGATAATTttgttgcctgttgacagatgttcacacggttagccacacaaagcacatgtgtttcacaccgacgtgcaaacatatgcccgtgtacacacacacacacacacacacacacacacacacacacacacttacacgtCACGCCCAATGAGGGTTTTTAAAGCttctatagggagtttgtaaccacgtgacctgaaactccctggggagtttaacaaggtcatgtcgttcaaaaactctgtgattaagcagggggcgttttacgatgacatgtgccgagttcactccctagcagggagtaaataattggggaaGGGGGGTTTTgtggctcatgtgctggagaaactcccatcttggctaacttttgcttacagtgagATGTTAGGAATGGCGATATTACCCGAATTGTGACCCAAGTGGCCTTACGCCACGTGACGTCTTCGTGGAATTGATTtcattgattcgtggggtttaatgtcccaaaaaaaacatatgattatgagagataccatagtggagggttccgcaaattttgaccacccgtggttttttattgtgcacccaaatctgagcacacgggcctacaacattcccgcctccatcggaaatgttgccgccgcagccgaaatttgatcccgcgacctgtgggtcagcagtcgagtaccttagccactagaccaccgcggcggggcgtcttcGTTGAACCATGAGCACCCGATATGACAGTCACTGCGCAAAACCGAATTCAGAAAATCTTGTTGTGCTAACCTCGCAGACAACCGAAACGCCACACAAGCTCTTCATTAGCTTGCATAAGCTGAGTTGTTTCTATTCCAAGTTGTCATTTCTCATCTCTTTCTACTCATCCGAATTATCACTCCTGTTAAACTGCGATATCTTTCTCACTACGTTCGTTCGATGCCTAAGCGTGCGCAGCGTTCTCCTTAACggtggaggggaggggggaggagcAGAGCAAGCTTGTTTCACAGCCCCCCTCCTTATAGAGCCAGTTCATTGGGCAGATTTCGTACCCCCCACCGTTGCCTCTTAGGCGACGAGGAGGGGCAGCCACCACGCACTGTCCCTTCCTTCCTCCCGTTGGTACGTTAATGACTCCATAGTGTTTTCCCTCACCGATCTCCCAGCCGGAAGCGGAGGCAGTATTTTTCTACTGGGTGGAGGGGCAGTCAGAGTAAGTTCATTCAAGGAGGGGGGATGAAAGGCGGTGACAATAGGCGTTGTGTTAGAAATATGTTTGCTGTTGGGGGAGTGTTAAAGGGGGGCTGAGGAAAATTCCGAAATGAGGGCTTCAGCTTCCCGTGCTTCCCCCCCTCTCCCTCAACGCCACTCCTGCTTCCAGCCTTCTATTGCTTGTTTACACCTCAGAAtgtttaggcactgcgccgtgctcccgaccgggttgcagaaattaggtgtcttttctcatcttctaaccactaccaccaccaccagaatGTTTTACCATATGAAAATACCTTTGAAACGCAATATTTCGACGACTATGACTAGTACTGCTAGCCCTGTTCACAAGGAAAGCAAGATGAATGCGGGTGTCAGCGCCCCATAGTCGCCGATCAACGAGGCGGCGGTGAATTGCAGTGGTGTACACTGGCATTCAATAGATGGCGACAAAGAGGTTATATAAACGTTGATTGCGACAGCCTGAACCTCACGGAAATGGCACTAGCGTCTGCTTGCAGAGGCGCCAGGAAATTCTGTTTATATGCATTCAAGTTCCATAGATGGCGCGAGCCCGAGTTTAAAGCAACGAAATGCGTTGTTAGTGTGCCTCCTAAAATAACGACACCATGTGTAACAGTCTGGCGAGAAAGATCTGCGCCGACGCAAATTATATTCGAAAACACCCAAAGAAATCACTTCACACTGAGAGAAGAGATCACTCTGGCGAATACTTGAGCATGTACGATGTCTCGTAGATGCGCCTGAGCAGCGGATACGCCCGTCCGCACTGGCCTCGGACATCATCGAGGTCGACGTCGACCACAGCGACGCACAGAAGGTTCCAGTGACGCAGAACCTTGGCGGTCTTTTCGAAAACGGTGAACTGGTCCTCGTACGACACCCACGTGTAGTTCTCGGAGCTGTAGGCAACGTCGTCTTCTATGTTCTTGACACGGTCGGGCGCGTCGGTGCATACATCCGAGAAGGAGGCCTTCCCAGGGCGTCCTGGCATCACGGGGTCACCTATGTCACACTTCGATGGAGATCTGGGCCATATAAAAAGTACATACCTGATTGTATAAAAACAGTATTAGCAGTGCAGTCTTATTATAAATCATTTGTGGCATCAGGGAAATATCAAGAAAAAGATTAGATAAGATGCCCCAGGAGTGGTGTTCAGTGCTTTCAATTAGGCTCGTAGTAAAGACGCTGTTGCAGACAGTTAACTCGGCAGGTAAGTGCCAGATAAAGCAGCAATATGTCAAGAAACTCCTGGCAAGCATAGTAATGCATAATATGGTTAAGCAAAAGGGCGCGAAAGGAAGGGAAATGTTAGTGATGAAGTGAGGGTTAAAAGAATAAAAGGGGGGGCCGAAGGCAGTATAGTAGAGGCCATTGAATGTAGGCGACATGATCAAAAATACAGGAGAAATCTGTAGAAAGAGACAAAGAAACATAAGGAGAGCGAAGATGGTCAAGAAACATAAAAAAGAACTGAATGAGCGCGTGAGGGGGTGGGGTCGGTTAATCACCAGCTCAACTTGCAATACCCTAACGCAATACTTCACTGCACTCACACATGTCCATGTATAATATCAAATAGGCTGAGTTTGGTGGCTTAAAATTCCAGTTTTAGAATATTAGCATTAGGTTTTATTAAAAAAGACAGTTCAAGGAAATATGGCATGCCGAATTTAGCTGCCACTTGTGAATCAAGCTGTTCTCAAGTCATTCAGCAAAGTATAGAATATATGTTTCAGAATTTATATTAGGCGAGATTATTTTACAGTGCTTTTCTGCGACCAAGGCTTTTACAGCATCAAAATAAAGGCAAATgttattttattatttgttttcagAATCAAGGATCAACAGCATTTGTTTTTAGCAACTCATACTTCCTTACCACACAAAAACTAAACGTCTCGCGATGAACAAGCATTACTGCGTTAATAAAGAATGATTACGGCGCACTTCTATCCTAGTACTGATAAGTATCTCTCTTGCGCCTGTCAGTTATGTTCTTAAGTATGCGTAAAGCATGCGTCTACTTTCCGTTGTTCGAGGTAAATCAACTTGCGCACTACCACATAATATGAGATATCAGTAAACAGACACAAGCtactttctatttatttctatCCTACTTTCTTAGTAGATGTGCCAACAAATGTTGCAAGAATGTCTGCCAAGTAGCCCGAACCATCGTTTTATAATAACATATAgggtttagcgtctcaaaaccgCAACATCACTATTTTgagcgccgtagtggagtgctctggaaattttgagcaTCTGGCATTCTTTACCGTGAgatgacatcacacagtgcataTAGGCCTAAACCATTTGATCTACACCAGAATGCAATCGTAACGGCCATAGACAAACCCGCCCCCTTCAGTTTCCCTGCTGAGAACCATAGCCCCTGACCCGCCATGAAGGGCAGTCGCCAAAATTAGTAATGCTCTGTTGTCAGTCACGTGGAAGAAAAATTTCGTATACTCTATAACAAAGACGCTCATGTGTAGAAAATGGCTTACTTAAGCGTGAAAACGGTTCCCGAAAGGGCGATTGTGAAACATGTCTTCTTCCCCAGGTTGTCTTCCAGTCCTTCGAGGCGACCCATGATCGTGCGGTGGTTGGGGCGACGGCGCGCCGAGCCGGCGTAGTCAAGCGGTGCAGCCAGCTGCGTCGTCACGGAGGTCTTGTCCAGGAGATTGTGGGTCTTcacgaggacgcggtccatggtGAGGGACAGCTCCTCGTGCAGGAGAACCGTCGCCGCGTACGGCATCATGGCGGACAGGGTGCGGTTTCCCCAACGTGGATCCGCCTTGGCCGAGGCGAAGAGGGAGGCGGCATCGCTGGAGGCGTCCGCATCTCTGAAAAAGGCGTCGTCGGCGAAGTCGAAGTTGACGCCGTCAACGACGCGGTGACGCTCTAGCCAGGCAAATAGGGAGCCAAACAACTTCTCTTGTCCACCCAGCATTTTCTTCGCCGCATATTCCCCGACGAAGATGTTGACGACGATCTTCCAGTGAGGGTAAAAGACGTTGCGCACTTGGTCGAGGTGGTAAATTATGGCGTCGTCCGTGGCGTCAGCCAGGGGTTGAAGCGTGGCATTGTCCAAGGTAACCCCGTTGTACACGATCTCATTGCAGTAGAAGCCCGGGAACTGGCGAAGTATCAATGTGTCTGGAGGTGGTCTTTACAAAGAGAACAAGGTACGAATTTGAGAGATATTCGATCCTTACAAAAAACGTAATAATGTTATAGACCGTCAAAAAGTCGTGTAAAGAGAGCGATTGTGCAACAGCAAATATAGAGG from Rhipicephalus microplus isolate Deutch F79 chromosome 7, USDA_Rmic, whole genome shotgun sequence includes these protein-coding regions:
- the LOC142767760 gene encoding uncharacterized protein LOC142767760, which translates into the protein MRDPMYFENYGTALDFEVANKGEKVLVPNFLVNTLGAIVVLITCVVVASVGVASFRGAKRQHVVTSEASTTVLWPDPIDKLDHQMAEEWRAYMPSPRPILCFLNREGFLRPPPDTLILRQFPGFYCNEIVYNGVTLDNATLQPLADATDDAIIYHLDQVRNVFYPHWKIVVNIFVGEYAAKKMLGGQEKLFGSLFAWLERHRVVDGVNFDFADDAFFRDADASSDAASLFASAKADPRWGNRTLSAMMPYAATVLLHEELSLTMDRVLVKTHNLLDKTSVTTQLAAPLDYAGSARRRPNHRTIMGRLEGLEDNLGKKTCFTIALSGTVFTLKSPSKCDIGDPVMPGRPGKASFSDVCTDAPDRVKNIEDDVAYSSENYTWVSYEDQFTVFEKTAKVLRHWNLLCVAVVDVDLDDVRGQCGRAYPLLRRIYETSYMLKYSPE